A region of Anolis sagrei isolate rAnoSag1 chromosome 2, rAnoSag1.mat, whole genome shotgun sequence DNA encodes the following proteins:
- the LOC137096048 gene encoding uncharacterized protein encodes MAPKKNLGGPKGKGPAAKTATKRPSPTTVSSSEEEGISAEDLNALLIRVNQLEKERGVAAPAGPRPARHASKTAMFKALLSRVSTLESGRASRPIETTGPSSTATGECSAASSQPSELRALPSERTPQGQGFQGPSAVDALVRPPAQLSVASTSTDGPLLGRRRRVLICGHSYVHWAERHARRSTYGQHLGLASTASIEWRGRRGLRWDGLIPLMFQAGGGPPPDVLVIHLGGNDLGLLQGKALYLQARSDFKAIAKAWPNTLIAWSAMIPRLRWIGGGDIRQMERARKRVNRAIRIELARRRGLFIHQGGITLDNLLLYRGDGIHLSDEGNDIFLANLKFGIERALMGLVG; translated from the exons atggcgccgaagaagaacTTGGGAGGTCCCAAGGGCAAGGGCCCTGCAGCCAAGACAGCGACGAAGCGCCCTTCACCCACGACAGTTTCGTCATCAGAGGAAGAGGGGATCTCAGCAGAAGACCTCAATGCCCTTCTGATCCGTGTCAACCAActtgaaaaagagagaggggtggCAGCGCCAGCTGGTCCTAGGCCAGCTCGGCACGCAAGTAAGACAGCTATGTTTAAGGCTCTTCTCTCTCGTGTTTCCACCCTAGAATCGGGCCGGGCTTCTCGACCGATAGAGACCACCGGTCCCTCATCAACAGCAACAGGCGAATGCAGTGCAGCTTCAAGCCAGCCTTCCGAACTCCGGGCTTTGCCGTCCGAAAGGACACCGCAAGGCCAAGGATTCCAAGGTCCCAGTGCAGTGGACGCGTTGGTGCGACCTCCTGCCCAGCTGTCGGTGGCGTCCACATCAACAG ATGGACCGTTGCTGGGCCGTAGAAGGAGGGTGTTGATTTGCGGGCATAGCTACGTCCACTGGGCCGAGCGTCATGCCCGCAGAAGTacctatggccagcatttgggtttggcctcaaCTGCCTCAATAGAATGGAGAGGCAGGAGAGGGTTGAGATGGGACGGATTGATCCCGTTGATGTTTCAGGCTGGTGGGGGACCCCCACCAGACGTGTTAGTAATCCACCTTGGGGGTAATGATTTGGGCCTGTTGCAAGGCAAGGCCTTATATTTGCAAGCACGCAGTGATTTTAAAGCAATTGCTAAGGCATGGCCCAACACACTCATTGCATGGTCCGCAATGATCCCACGTTTAAGATGGATCGGGGGAGGTGATATTAGACAAATGGAAAGAGCCAGAAAACGGGTTAACCGGGCTATTCGTATAGAACTTGCCAGGCGGAGAGGATTGTTTATACACCAGGGTGGTATTACACTTGATAACCTGTTGTTATACCGAGGAGATGGTATCCATCTCTCGGATGAGGGCAACGACATCTTTTTGGCCAATTTAAAGTTTGGAATTGAGAGAGCGTTGATGGGTTTGGTGGGGTGA